Proteins encoded within one genomic window of Pygocentrus nattereri isolate fPygNat1 chromosome 11, fPygNat1.pri, whole genome shotgun sequence:
- the irx3b gene encoding iroquois-class homeodomain protein IRX-3b, protein MSIPQLAYKYGRALYPAEPPHGPPGGLSGALAALYGAPFSSSGHGYSAFLPYSSEPAALSHLASPYELKDSPGMQHPGFPHAHAPFFPYGHYQLGDPSRPKNATRESTSTLKAWLSEHRKNPYPTKGEKIMLAIITKMTLTQVSTWFANARRRLKKENKMTWAPKTRTDEEGNVYVSDNDEGEDEDKRDEDEEEIDLENIDTENIESKEEHPDYRSDLKPDSKVTDRSDSEGFEDSRGQEKSFLKSVMKDSRDSRAEAERDDHGKGPGAEPLGNLSPPQKPKIWSLAETATTPDNPKKSPLLTRNHGAALQGSVGNLHSWTKMALSAQHMALSNHYLGLKHPANSTVSHQHVDSRTHVL, encoded by the exons ATGTCCATCCCGCAGCTCGCCTACAAGTACGGCAGGGCACTGTACCCCGCCGAGCCCCCCCACGGGCCGCCCGGGGGTCTTTCCGGGGCACTGGCCGCCCTGTACGGAGCGCCCTTCAGCAGCAGCGGCCACGGATACAGCGCCTTCCTGCCTTACTCCAGTGAGCCCGCCGCGCTCAGCCACCTG GCCTCTCCATACGAGCTGAAGGACAGTCCAGGCATGCAACACCCCGGCTTCCCTCACGCCCACGCGCCCTTCTTCCCCTACGGCCACTACCAGCTCGGCGACCCCTCGCGGCCCAAGAACGCCACCCGCGAGAGCACGAGCACGCTCAAGGCCTGGCTGAGCGAGCACCGGAAGAACCCGTACCCCACCAAGGGCGAGAAGATCATGCTGGCCATCATCACCAAGATGACCCTCACCCAGGTGTCCACCTGGTTCGCCAACGCCAGGAGGAGACTGAAGAAGGAGAACAAGATGACATGGGCTCCAAAGACCAGGACGGACGAGGAGGGCAACGTGTACGTGAGCGACAACGACGAGGGCGAGGACGAAGACAAGAGGGACGAGGACGAGGAGGAGATCGACCTGGAGAACATCGACACGGAAAACATCGAGAGCAAGGAGGAGCACCCCGACTACCGGAGCGACCTCAAACCGGACTCTAAAGTGACGGACAGAAGCGATTCGGAGGGCTTCGAGGACTCGCGAGGACAGGAGAAAAGTTTCCTCAAGAGCGTGATGAAGGACAGCAGGGACAGCAGAGCGGAGGCGGAACGGGATGACCACGGCAAAGGGCCAGGGGCCGAGCCCTTGGGCAATCTAAGTCCACCACAGAAACCCAAAATCTGGTCTTTGGCTGAAACCGCGACCACCCCGGACAACCCGAAAAAGTCCCCGCTGCTGACCAGGAACCACGGGGCTGCGCTCCAGGGCTCAGTGGGGAACCTCCACAGCTGGACCAAAATGGCCCTTTCCGCCCAGCACATGGCTTTAAGTAACCATTACCTGGGACTTAAACACCCGGCCAACAGCACTGTGTCTCACCAGCATGTGGACAGCAGGACTCACGTCTTATGA